Genomic segment of Nostoc sp. TCL240-02:
GCCTAAATCATCTACTTGAAAATCAGTTTTATTTTCTCTGGTTATTGGATAGTAACCAAGAGATAAAGATTGAGCATGAATTGTGATATTTCCTATTTGATTAGAATTTAAAATTTCGCCTTGCTGATTGCAAATAGTTACTTTGGCATGGGGAAGAATTTGACCACTGCTAATTTTACCATCGAGAAAATCATCTGGTTTAAGAGTGGCAATTTGAGAGGCAGTTTCTGTCATGCCATAAGTAGGTGCTAATCGGATGCGATGAAATCTGGCTTTTTCTAGTAGTTCGTTCCATGCTGGCGCACCTCCCAAAAGTACAGTATTAAATTGGAATAGCCATTCAGTTAATTCTGGATTTTGTAGGAGGCGTTGTAACTGTGTTGGTACTAAAGATATGAAAAATTCTGATTGTTTAATATTTAATCTTTGACTAGATTCTACGGCTTTAAATGGTTGAATAGCTAGTTTACCTCCGGTGGTAAAAGAGCGCATAAATTGCATTAAACCGCTAACGTGATATAGCGGTAAAACGCAAAAAGAATTGACTTGCTTTAGTTGAAAATATTCGCTAAATCCTTGTACAGACGCTGTGAGAGTTTCCCAAGTATGAATAGCAAATTTAATCTGCCCTGATGAACCACCTGTTGGAATCATAATCGTTGGGCATGGTGCATTGGGCATTGGGCATGGGGAATTATTTTCATTTCCTATTCCCCATTTTCTATTCTCCATTCCCAAAATAATATCTGGTTGTACTAGATCAAAGACTTGTTGCCATTCTTGTGTTCCCCAGTCGGGGTTACAAAGAAAAACTAGACAATTCGCTGCACTAGCGGCAATAAAACTTGCTAAAAACCGCACTGGCTCGCGTTCGGCTAAGATAATTTTTATTGGTGTTCCAAATGCTGATAATTGTGTTAGTTCTAAATATAATTCTTGAGCTATTTGATTAAATTTATGGCTGTTATAACCAATAAGCCAATCATCCTGAGTCAGATTATTAAGGCAGTCTAAAGGTCGTTCCATAAAGTTTGAAACCACGTTTCTTCTTGTTCAAAAAAATGGTCGATGCCAAAACCAATTGCCCTATTGTTTCGGGATAATTCTGCCGCTAGTTTGAGTGCTGCAAGTCTAGCGATCGCAGTTTCAAATACTGATGAAAATACAGTATCAATTTGATGCTGGTGGCAAAACTTTCTCAAATGAGATGGCGATCCCGCTATCCCAGGCTTGATGACAAAAATCCCTCGCCAACCTTGTTGATAACAAGTGGCGAGTTGCCCAAGTGTGGCGACAGATTCATCTAAAGCGATCGCAGTTTCATAACTCCTACTCAATTCCAACATCCCCTGAAATTGCTCAACGGGTAACGGTTGTTCGATAAATTCGATTTCTATGGATACTGTTCCATTTACCTTGAGATTGTCGCAAGTCCGCAGCCATAAGTTAGCTTCTTCATAGGTGAGTCCACCGTTGGCATCTAATCGCAGTTTGGTAAAGGCTGGTAAGGTGTGTATCAGTGACTCAAAAATTTTTAGTTCATCAGCGATCGCATCCACACCAATTTTCCACTTAAACGTGCGATATCCCTGCTGCCATAGAGTTTCCCATTGATTTAAAGCCGCTTCCCCAGATGGTAATAAGCCGCTATAGGAGAAGGAGAGCGCAGAGGATAAATTTAAATTCTTCTCCTCTGCTCCCTTGCTCCCCTGCTCCCACGCTGACTCAAAGCCAAATTGACAAGCAGGTAACTTATCTGGAATAGAGAAAATTATCTCGTCTGTGATTTCTTCTGGGAGTTGGCGACAAAAATCTAAGGCTTGTTCTAGGGTTTCGGAACCAAACCAGCTAATGGGGGCAATTTCTCCCCAACCGAGTTTACCTGATTCATCGGTGAGACGGAGAATAATACCTTCACGAATATCCCACTTACCATGATTAGTGGTAAGCGATCGCAAAAATCTTCGCCGATAGGGACGAAATTGAAACCTGTAAGTCATTTGTCATTTGTTAAATAATGAGTCCTAACTAATTCTCAATTCCCAATTCCCTGGAGAATAAATCCCAAGCCGAACAGCAAGCAAGCCCAGAAATGCACGGCTACGGCGATGAATTTACAGTTACTAACTTTTTCCGGCTGGTTGTGATTTTCTTGGACATGGCGGCATAATTTGAAGGCAAAAGGTAAACTCACCCAACTAAGTAACGTCCAAACTGGAGAAATTCCCAATAGCACAAATAGCAAGGTGAGGGGATAAATGCTAGCAGTGAACCAAATTAGGACTTGGGCCCCTTTTTGGGTTCCGAGACGGACGATAGGCGATCGCTTCCCTGCGGCTATGTCATCCTTAACTTGGTGAAAGTGTGAGCAAAACAAAATTAAGGTTGTGGCAATCCCGACAATTACTGAGGCTGCTAAACTGGTCATTGACCAAGTTTGGGTTTGGCTATAATATGCTGCTTCCACTGCTAAGGGACCAAAGGCAAAAAAGCAAATAATCTCGCCTAAACCCTGATATCCTAAGCGAAAGGGAGGCCCTTGGTACGTATAGCCTAAACCGCAGCAAAGTAGTATTATACCGATAACAGTTAGGTCTTGTTGCCAAAAGGCGATCGCTAGTATGCCCAGCAATCCCAAACCTAAACACAAATTTCCTATCCAAAATACTAATGGCTTATTGCTAGTTAAGTTCACCAGAGAATGGTGCTTATTTTGATCGATACCTGTTTCGGAATCAAAGACATCATTACTGATATTTTCCCAGGCAAGAATTAAAATTGCCGCAGTTACAAAAGTAGAAAATACTGCACCATTGAACATTTTAGTTTCGGCAAATGCAATTGCTGTTCCTACCCAAATGGGCATAATGGCAACGCTGTACATTGGCGGTTTAATCGCTGCCATCCATAACTTCGTGTTTGGATATAAAATTTGCTTGGTAGTCATCAGTTGTGATTAATTAAATTACCGGAATATTACTCACACTTTAGATTTTATGATTTAAAGAGACGCTAGAGATGAGTGATATACAAACAATTGTCACTTTTTCTATGGGTTGTTAACCTTGTGTTGTTAACACTCACTCTCACATTGCAGTCTTAGGCTGAAACTGTCTTATCATGGTCTAGGAACACCATAAACAAAGCAAATCCTACGCTGGTGAAATGGCAACTTAATATGTTACCTGTAAAAATACGACCACGATTAATTACACTTTAGGAAGTTAACTTAAAAAAAATTTACTATAGATCCATGACAGTTTCACCATGTCGTAGCAACTTGTTTGTAGAGCGCAAAGATTTATATCAATTTCTGCTATCAGTCCAAGAAAAGTGCCTCCAAAATAATGGCAAGCAAATTGTCAGTATCTCTCAAGAGATCGATTTAGTTGATCCTTTACTTGTATTGGATCAACTTACACAAGCAAATGAAATAAATTTTTACTTTGAGGACAGAGCTAAAGGGGAAGCGATCGCAGCAATTGATTCTGTAGCAAAATTACAGATTGATGGTGCAGATCGTTTTACTCAAGCTGAATATTTTATCAAATCTTGTCTAAAAAATATAATTAACTTTGGTAACGCTAATCAACCTTTTTCTGGGCCTCACTTTTTTTCTTATTTCAGCTTTTTTGATAACAACGCCCAAGTAGATTATCCATTTCCATCTGCTACCATTTTTCTTCCACGTTGGCAAGTAGCTGTTAAAAATCAGCGTTGTATATTAGTAACAAATATAATTATTAATGAAAATGCAAATATTCAAAGGTTGTTGGAGAATCTGCAAAATAAAATTGAATTTATCCAATCTTTAGAATATTACTCTGCTAATATTGATTGCTTCCCAGCAGCCTTATATAAAAAATCTGTCACTAATGCTACTCAATTTAAACGTTCAGTAGTATCTGCTTTAGAAAAAATTCGGTCTAGTCATTTAAGCAAAATTGTATTAGCAGATATATTAGATGTAAAGTCAAGCAACCACTTTAGCCTAGTTAAATCATTAAATAATCTTAGACAAAATCATCCCAATTGTTATATTTTTTCTACAAGTAATGGTAAAGGACAAAATTTTATTGGTGCAAGTCCAGAAAGATTAATTAGTATTAATAATCAACAGTTAATCACTGATGCTTTAGCTGGTTCTGCACCACGAGGTAAAACCCCTGCTGAAGATGCAGCTAATGCCAATCGCTTACTAAATAGTGAAAAAGAAAAGCACGAACATTCGCTAGTACTTGATTTTATCACCCAACGCCTACGTCAACTAGGTTTGTCACCACAAATATTAGCACCACGGCTGCGACAATTATCGAACATCCAGCATTTATGGACACCAATAAGTGCTGTAGTTCCAGCGAATATCCACCCATTAAAAATTGTCGGACAATTGCATCCTACACCAGCCGTTGCAGGTGCAGCACGAGATGTTGCTTGTGCCGAAATTCGTCATTATGAAAGTTTTGAAAGGGGTTTGTATGCTGCACCTCTGGGTTGGATAGATTCTCAGGGTAACTGCGAGTTTATTGTGGGAATTCGGTCAGCATTGATTGATGGCGATCGCGCGAGATTGTATGCTGGTGCTGGTATCGTTGCTGGCTCCGATCCTGACAAAGAGTTTGCAGAGGTGCAACTTAAGCTTCAGGCTTTACTCAAAGCATTAGTTTAAAATTAAGGTTCTTCAGTCGTTTACCTATAAAATGCTATGAGCAACAGTGTACTAGACAGCAACTTAGTGGATAATATGAAAATATTGTGGTTTTTTACGGAACCCTATCAACTATAAATGCTAAGGAAATAAGTAATATGTTAGATATAAAGCTTTCTAAAAGTAGCGAAGAAGAACTTTTCCCGCCTCAAGAGTTTTTTAACGAGCAGTGGAAACTTTACCAAAAAATACTCGATAACAATTACATGGGACACCGTGAAATTTACTCTACACTGCGCGAGTTGCTGCTTGGACACTTCCAACAACCCTTTAAGATGCTTGAATTGGGATGCGGCGATGCTAGCTTTACTTCCCAAGCTTTGTTAAATAGCACGATTACTTCCTACCAAGGGATAGACTTATCTATACCTGCGCTAGAGATTGCTAAAGATAACATGGCAAAGATTCAATGCGACACAACCTTTACCCAAGGAAATATTTCCCAATTTGTTCCTGAATTGATGTCAAGTCAGCAAAATAGCTTCGATGTCATTTTAAGCTCTTTTGTTCTCCATCATTTAAGCTTTGAAGAAAAGGACTCGATTATTGGTCAGCTTAAGCATCTCCTCACATCTAACGGTGTTTTTATTCTCATTGATGTTGTTCGTAAAGAAGGAGAAGATCGAGAAACATATCTGAGATGTTACTTAGATAACGTACAAAAAGACTGGTCTTTAATTACTCCCCAAGAGTATTTAATGTTGGCAAATCATATTTCTTCAAGTGATTTTCCTGAAACTCAGAAAACTCTTGATGAGATTTCGCAAAAATACAATTTTACTCGCTTTGATTGTCTGTATAACAATCCACTTGATGCTACACAATTGTTGTGCTTTTACCGATAATCAATCATAAAAAATTAGTGAGTGGAACTATTTATATAAAAAGCCTCTTTCTTTGCAAAAAGCAGGCTTTAATCGTACTTGAAACTCGCCAAATACAATAATTTAAAATGATTTGTTTTTGCACTTATTGCAGAGTTAAAAACTCATCTAAAAATCCTGATGAGTAAAAGCTTTAGCATTCGCTCCGGTGTAAGTAGCTACAATATGACCATCACCACTCATTTGATATTTGTATGTCACCAATCCTTCTAAACCAACGGGGCCACGGGGAGGCATTTGTTGTGTACTAATCCCTACTTCTGCACCGAAACCATAACGGAAACCATCAGCAAAGCGGGTAGAACAATTGTGGAATATATTGGCTGAATTTACCAGTCCAAAGAAAGTTTCAACAGATGTTGAATCTTCAGTAATAATGGCATCGGTATGACGAGAACCGTATTCGTTAATATGAGCGATCGCACCTTCTATAGAATCTACAATCTTAATAGACAAAATAAAATCGCTGTACTCTGTTTCCCAGTCTATCTCTGTTGCAGTTAAAATGTTAGGCAAAATTTCCAAAGTGCGTTTATCACCTCTCAATTGTACATAGCGTTCTTGCAAAGCTTCAGCAACTTTGGGTAAAAATTCGCTAGCAATTGATTGGTGAACTAGCAAAGTTTCAATGGCATTACAAACAGCAGGATATTGAGCTTTTGCATCTACTGTAATCGGAATTGCTTTTGAAAGATCGGCGGCTTTATCTATATAAAGATGACAAATACCATCAGCGTGGCCTAATACAGGAATGCGAGTATTTTCTTGAACAAACCGGACAAAGGAATTAGAACCTCTAGGAATAATTAAATCTACATATTTATCTAACTTCAAAAGTTCTAGAGTTTCTTCTCTAGTTGTCAGCAGTTGTACCGCATCTGGGTTAACAGCAGTATGTGATAATCCTTGCTTAATTGCTTTAACTATCGCTTCACAAGAACGTACCGCTTCCTTCCCACATTTGAGAATTACACCATTCCCAGATTTGATCGCTAAGGAAGCAATTTGAATCGCCGCCTCTGGACGTGCTTCAAAAATAATCCCTAAAACACCTAAAGGACAAGTAATTCGTTTGAGAATTAAGCCAGTATCAAGTTCGCGGTGAATCTGGACTTTACCAACTGGATCGTCTAGCTTACCTACATCTTGGACTCCAGCGATCGCATCTCTTAATTTATGTTCATCCAACTGCAAGCGTTTATAAAGCGGTTTCG
This window contains:
- a CDS encoding 2-succinylbenzoate--CoA ligase, producing the protein MERPLDCLNNLTQDDWLIGYNSHKFNQIAQELYLELTQLSAFGTPIKIILAEREPVRFLASFIAASAANCLVFLCNPDWGTQEWQQVFDLVQPDIILGMENRKWGIGNENNSPCPMPNAPCPTIMIPTGGSSGQIKFAIHTWETLTASVQGFSEYFQLKQVNSFCVLPLYHVSGLMQFMRSFTTGGKLAIQPFKAVESSQRLNIKQSEFFISLVPTQLQRLLQNPELTEWLFQFNTVLLGGAPAWNELLEKARFHRIRLAPTYGMTETASQIATLKPDDFLDGKISSGQILPHAKVTICNQQGEILNSNQIGNITIHAQSLSLGYYPITRENKTDFQVDDLGFLDDQGHLNIVGRNSDKIITGGENIYPAEIESAIQSTQMVADICVIGIPDKDWGQALTAIYIPKKSNTSVLKIQTLLKHKLSKFKIPKYWIPQQNLPRNSQGKINRQQLQQIATEFLQNSIT
- a CDS encoding o-succinylbenzoate synthase, coding for MTYRFQFRPYRRRFLRSLTTNHGKWDIREGIILRLTDESGKLGWGEIAPISWFGSETLEQALDFCRQLPEEITDEIIFSIPDKLPACQFGFESAWEQGSKGAEEKNLNLSSALSFSYSGLLPSGEAALNQWETLWQQGYRTFKWKIGVDAIADELKIFESLIHTLPAFTKLRLDANGGLTYEEANLWLRTCDNLKVNGTVSIEIEFIEQPLPVEQFQGMLELSRSYETAIALDESVATLGQLATCYQQGWRGIFVIKPGIAGSPSHLRKFCHQHQIDTVFSSVFETAIARLAALKLAAELSRNNRAIGFGIDHFFEQEETWFQTLWNDL
- the menA gene encoding 2-carboxy-1,4-naphthoquinone phytyltransferase encodes the protein MTTKQILYPNTKLWMAAIKPPMYSVAIMPIWVGTAIAFAETKMFNGAVFSTFVTAAILILAWENISNDVFDSETGIDQNKHHSLVNLTSNKPLVFWIGNLCLGLGLLGILAIAFWQQDLTVIGIILLCCGLGYTYQGPPFRLGYQGLGEIICFFAFGPLAVEAAYYSQTQTWSMTSLAASVIVGIATTLILFCSHFHQVKDDIAAGKRSPIVRLGTQKGAQVLIWFTASIYPLTLLFVLLGISPVWTLLSWVSLPFAFKLCRHVQENHNQPEKVSNCKFIAVAVHFWACLLFGLGFILQGIGN
- a CDS encoding isochorismate synthase MenF — protein: MTVSPCRSNLFVERKDLYQFLLSVQEKCLQNNGKQIVSISQEIDLVDPLLVLDQLTQANEINFYFEDRAKGEAIAAIDSVAKLQIDGADRFTQAEYFIKSCLKNIINFGNANQPFSGPHFFSYFSFFDNNAQVDYPFPSATIFLPRWQVAVKNQRCILVTNIIINENANIQRLLENLQNKIEFIQSLEYYSANIDCFPAALYKKSVTNATQFKRSVVSALEKIRSSHLSKIVLADILDVKSSNHFSLVKSLNNLRQNHPNCYIFSTSNGKGQNFIGASPERLISINNQQLITDALAGSAPRGKTPAEDAANANRLLNSEKEKHEHSLVLDFITQRLRQLGLSPQILAPRLRQLSNIQHLWTPISAVVPANIHPLKIVGQLHPTPAVAGAARDVACAEIRHYESFERGLYAAPLGWIDSQGNCEFIVGIRSALIDGDRARLYAGAGIVAGSDPDKEFAEVQLKLQALLKALV
- a CDS encoding class I SAM-dependent methyltransferase, with amino-acid sequence MLDIKLSKSSEEELFPPQEFFNEQWKLYQKILDNNYMGHREIYSTLRELLLGHFQQPFKMLELGCGDASFTSQALLNSTITSYQGIDLSIPALEIAKDNMAKIQCDTTFTQGNISQFVPELMSSQQNSFDVILSSFVLHHLSFEEKDSIIGQLKHLLTSNGVFILIDVVRKEGEDRETYLRCYLDNVQKDWSLITPQEYLMLANHISSSDFPETQKTLDEISQKYNFTRFDCLYNNPLDATQLLCFYR
- a CDS encoding glutamate-5-semialdehyde dehydrogenase, with amino-acid sequence MTIFDIGSPLITSAQKTRKASSKLAILSTEAKNQAIIAIAKALESARDEILQANVADCEAATAEGIPKPLYKRLQLDEHKLRDAIAGVQDVGKLDDPVGKVQIHRELDTGLILKRITCPLGVLGIIFEARPEAAIQIASLAIKSGNGVILKCGKEAVRSCEAIVKAIKQGLSHTAVNPDAVQLLTTREETLELLKLDKYVDLIIPRGSNSFVRFVQENTRIPVLGHADGICHLYIDKAADLSKAIPITVDAKAQYPAVCNAIETLLVHQSIASEFLPKVAEALQERYVQLRGDKRTLEILPNILTATEIDWETEYSDFILSIKIVDSIEGAIAHINEYGSRHTDAIITEDSTSVETFFGLVNSANIFHNCSTRFADGFRYGFGAEVGISTQQMPPRGPVGLEGLVTYKYQMSGDGHIVATYTGANAKAFTHQDF